The following proteins are encoded in a genomic region of Schistocerca serialis cubense isolate TAMUIC-IGC-003099 chromosome 9, iqSchSeri2.2, whole genome shotgun sequence:
- the LOC126419613 gene encoding inhibitor of growth protein 3-like: MHHVEDYIEVYGHIPVEVKDKLIEIQNVDQTVETYVNEIDSKSSLFLKRAPEMDDSLREAEYRSICDGYDKALGYAESKIQIADGVRDLLNRCFWDLCQKTARLKSELEDSCPGVTEKLERESLFCDELLEECSKKENEERYHKKRASSRRKQSLCSPASIEAKLSQKRPVTVPCLQPAPAFSGPIKHPMFPVDNSDTRSYLLTKNRIGTLQ; the protein is encoded by the coding sequence atgcatcacgtAGAAGATTACATCGAAGTTTATGGTCACATTCCTGTAGAAGTTAAAGACAAACTAATCGAGATTCAGAATGTAGACCAGACAGTTGAAACTTACGTAAATGAAATAGATTCTAAATCgtctctttttttaaaaagagCGCCAGAAATGGACGACTCTCTGAGAGAGGCGGAATATCGATCTATCTGTGACGGTTATGATAAAGCACTAGGTTATGCAGAATCGAAAATACAAATTGCAGATGGAGTGCGCGATCTATTAAACAGATGTTTCTGGGACTTATGTCAAAAGACCGCCAGGCTGAAGTCAGAACTGGAGGACAGCTGCCCAGGTGTCACAGAGAAGCTGGAGAGGGAGTCACTGTTTTGTGATGAACTGTTGGAAGAATGTTCCAAGAAGGAAAATGAAGAACGCTACCACAAAAAACGCGCCTCCTCGCGTCGGAAACAATCACTTTGTTCGCCAGCGTCTATTGAAGCAAAACTTTCTCAGAAGAGACCAGTAACAGTGCCTTGCTTACAACCAGCACCTGCATTTTCAGGTCCAATAAAGCATCCCATGTTTCCCGTAGACAATAGTGACACTAGAAGTTATCTATTAACTAAAAATCGAATTGGTACTCTGCAATAA